One Engystomops pustulosus chromosome 7, aEngPut4.maternal, whole genome shotgun sequence DNA window includes the following coding sequences:
- the LOC140070516 gene encoding fatty acyl-CoA hydrolase precursor, medium chain-like isoform X1, producing the protein MGIITHILLLGPLIISTIGTDENNERPLVNTKYGQLQGITVPVKETSRATDVFLGIPFAKPPIGKLRFANPEPPEPWSSVRDAADYPSVCVQEEDALDGLRVYYQSSFKMPPVSEDCLYLNVYTPRDRDVESKLPVMVFIHGGGLFMGLASMYDGSALSAYENVVVVTIQYRLGVLGFFSTKDGQLRGNYGFMDQVASLQWVQESISDFGGDPTSVTIFGESAGAISVSALVLSPVSKGLFHRAIAESGVVRMPSMVVSKFEDLIKNQNLVAKISGCDLASIADCLKKKSEKEFLAIAKAMGMQPFPASVDGVFLPKPPEEMLANKETNKVPFIIGMNNHEFGWVAPMLLNVTGITEGMTRESVISTLQNLPLLGLSPEVIPFAVEEYIGGTTNLVEIRDRFLDLCGDIMFVIPAVNIAQYYRDMGLPVYFYEYQHPPSLLAPTRPSYVKGDHTDELLFVFGGPFLRDDVIFAGNATNEEKHLARAVMRYWANFARNGDPNSPGLTAWPQYGTDEHYMELNLKQKSSSKLKEKRVKFWTEILPKKILSGAKDEIDHKEL; encoded by the exons ATGGGGATTATAACGCACATTCTCCTCCTTGGCCCCTTGATTATATCGACAATTGGAACAG atGAAAATAATGAAAGGCCACTGGTGAACACAAAATATGGACAACTGCAGGGCATAACAGTGCCAGTAAAGGAAACATCTAGAGCCACAGATGTATTTCTGGGAATCCCTTTTGCAAAACCTCCCATTGGAAAGCTGAGATTTGCTAATCCAGAACCTCCTGAGCCCTGGAGCTCTGTTCGAGATGCTGCTGACTATCCCTCCGT GTGTGTACAGGAAGAAGATGCGTTGGATGGGTTAAGAGTATATTACCAATCGTCTTTTAAGATGCCCCCTGTATCAGAAGATTGCCTGTACCTGAACGTCTACACCCCAAGGGACAGAGACGTGGAATCCAAACTACCT GTCATGGTCTTTATTCATGGTGGTGGATTGTTTATGGGTTTGGCCAGTATGTATGATGGCTCTGCGCTTAGTGCCTATGAGAACGTTGTAGTTGTGACCATACAGTACAGACTTGGCGTCTTAGGATTCTTCAG TACTAAAGATGGCCAATTACGTGGCAACTATGGGTTTATGGACCAAGTTGCTTCCCTCCAGTGGGTACAGGAAAGCATTTCAGATTTTGGTGGTGACCCCACGTCTGTCACTATATTTGGTGAATCTGCTGGTGCAATCAGCGTCTCCGCTCTT GTTCTTTCTCCTGTATCCAAAGGTTTATTCCACCGTGCCATTGCAGAAAGTGGAGTTGTAAGAATGCCAAGCATGGTAGTCAGTAAATTTGAAGATCTCATTAAGAACCAAAAT TTAGTAGCGAAGATATCAGGCTGTGATTTAGCCTCCATAGCCGACTGTCTAAAGAAGAAATCTGAGAAGGAGTTTCTTGCTATTGCCAAAGCAATG GGCATGCAGCCTTTTCCTGCTAGTGTTGATGGGGTTTTTCTACCTAAACCACCAGAAGAAATGTTGGCTAACAAGGAAACCAACAAAGTCCCATTTATCATTGGGATGAATAATCATGAGTTTGGCTGGGTAGCTCCAATG CTTTTAAATGTAACCGGGATAACAGAAGGAATGACAAGAGAATCTGTGATATCAACGCTACAAAATCTTCCTTTATTG gGTCTGAGTCCTGAAGTCATTCCTTTTGCTGTTGAAGAGTATATTGGTGGCACCACTAATCTGGTTGAGATCCGTGACCGTTTTCTGGACTTGTGTGGCGACATAATGtttgttataccggctgtaaataTTGCACAATATTATCGAG ATATGGGCCTCCCTGTCTACTTTTATGAGTACCAGCACCCACCATCCTTACTGGCTCCTACAAGACCCTCCTATGTGAAAGGTGATCACACCGATGAGCTTCTCTTTGTGTTTGGAGGACCATTCCTGCGGGATGATGTAATATTCGCTG GAAACGCAACCAATGAAGAGAAACACCTGGCCAGGGCAGTTATGAGATACTGGGCAAACTTTGCTAGAAATGG AGACCCCAATAGTCCAGGTCTTACAGCATGGCCGCAGTACGGCACAGATGAACACTATATGGAGCTTAATTTGAAGCAGAAATCGTCTTCAAAGCTGAAGGAGAAAAGGGTCAAGTTTTGGACAGAGATTCTTCCAAAGAAAATCCTGTCCGGAGCAAAGGATGAAATTGATCACAAGGAGCTGTAG
- the LOC140070516 gene encoding fatty acyl-CoA hydrolase precursor, medium chain-like isoform X2, with amino-acid sequence MPPVSEDCLYLNVYTPRDRDVESKLPVMVFIHGGGLFMGLASMYDGSALSAYENVVVVTIQYRLGVLGFFSTKDGQLRGNYGFMDQVASLQWVQESISDFGGDPTSVTIFGESAGAISVSALVLSPVSKGLFHRAIAESGVVRMPSMVVSKFEDLIKNQNLVAKISGCDLASIADCLKKKSEKEFLAIAKAMGMQPFPASVDGVFLPKPPEEMLANKETNKVPFIIGMNNHEFGWVAPMLLNVTGITEGMTRESVISTLQNLPLLGLSPEVIPFAVEEYIGGTTNLVEIRDRFLDLCGDIMFVIPAVNIAQYYRDMGLPVYFYEYQHPPSLLAPTRPSYVKGDHTDELLFVFGGPFLRDDVIFAGNATNEEKHLARAVMRYWANFARNGDPNSPGLTAWPQYGTDEHYMELNLKQKSSSKLKEKRVKFWTEILPKKILSGAKDEIDHKEL; translated from the exons ATGCCCCCTGTATCAGAAGATTGCCTGTACCTGAACGTCTACACCCCAAGGGACAGAGACGTGGAATCCAAACTACCT GTCATGGTCTTTATTCATGGTGGTGGATTGTTTATGGGTTTGGCCAGTATGTATGATGGCTCTGCGCTTAGTGCCTATGAGAACGTTGTAGTTGTGACCATACAGTACAGACTTGGCGTCTTAGGATTCTTCAG TACTAAAGATGGCCAATTACGTGGCAACTATGGGTTTATGGACCAAGTTGCTTCCCTCCAGTGGGTACAGGAAAGCATTTCAGATTTTGGTGGTGACCCCACGTCTGTCACTATATTTGGTGAATCTGCTGGTGCAATCAGCGTCTCCGCTCTT GTTCTTTCTCCTGTATCCAAAGGTTTATTCCACCGTGCCATTGCAGAAAGTGGAGTTGTAAGAATGCCAAGCATGGTAGTCAGTAAATTTGAAGATCTCATTAAGAACCAAAAT TTAGTAGCGAAGATATCAGGCTGTGATTTAGCCTCCATAGCCGACTGTCTAAAGAAGAAATCTGAGAAGGAGTTTCTTGCTATTGCCAAAGCAATG GGCATGCAGCCTTTTCCTGCTAGTGTTGATGGGGTTTTTCTACCTAAACCACCAGAAGAAATGTTGGCTAACAAGGAAACCAACAAAGTCCCATTTATCATTGGGATGAATAATCATGAGTTTGGCTGGGTAGCTCCAATG CTTTTAAATGTAACCGGGATAACAGAAGGAATGACAAGAGAATCTGTGATATCAACGCTACAAAATCTTCCTTTATTG gGTCTGAGTCCTGAAGTCATTCCTTTTGCTGTTGAAGAGTATATTGGTGGCACCACTAATCTGGTTGAGATCCGTGACCGTTTTCTGGACTTGTGTGGCGACATAATGtttgttataccggctgtaaataTTGCACAATATTATCGAG ATATGGGCCTCCCTGTCTACTTTTATGAGTACCAGCACCCACCATCCTTACTGGCTCCTACAAGACCCTCCTATGTGAAAGGTGATCACACCGATGAGCTTCTCTTTGTGTTTGGAGGACCATTCCTGCGGGATGATGTAATATTCGCTG GAAACGCAACCAATGAAGAGAAACACCTGGCCAGGGCAGTTATGAGATACTGGGCAAACTTTGCTAGAAATGG AGACCCCAATAGTCCAGGTCTTACAGCATGGCCGCAGTACGGCACAGATGAACACTATATGGAGCTTAATTTGAAGCAGAAATCGTCTTCAAAGCTGAAGGAGAAAAGGGTCAAGTTTTGGACAGAGATTCTTCCAAAGAAAATCCTGTCCGGAGCAAAGGATGAAATTGATCACAAGGAGCTGTAG